AGTTGGGAAGCATGGTTATGGATAGCCTTATTTGGGCTAGTAGATGGAACTTTATTTCAAGGATTCTTAGCTGAGGGATTAGTCCGTACTAGTGCGGGTTTAGGTTCAGTCATGATTGACTCCCAACCTTTGGCTGTGGCGTTGCTATCGTTGTGGTTATTTCAAGAACACATCGGTTTATGGGGATGGCTGGGTTTAGGTTTAGGCGTAACAGGTATTAGTTTAATTGGCTTACCGGATGAGTTGATTTACGGATTCTTAGGTACAGGTGCAAGTGTGACACTTGGTAACTGGCAAGACCTGTTTGCTAGTGGGGAAGGGTTAATGTTGTTAGCGGCTTTATCTATGGCGGTGGGGACGGTATTAATTAGATTTGTGACTCGTTATGTTGACCCAGTGACGGCTACAGGATGGCACATGATTTTGGGTGGGTTGCCATTGTGGGGAATCTCCTCTGTAGTGGAGTCTCAACAATGGGAGAATTTGGTTGGTTCTGAATGGCTGGCTTTGGCTTATGCTACCGTTTTTGGTAGTGCGATCGCCTATGGATTATTTTTCTACTTCGCTTCTAGTGGTAGTCTCACCAGTCTGAGTTCTCTTACCTTCCTTACCCCTG
Above is a genomic segment from Nostoc sp. MS1 containing:
- a CDS encoding DMT family transporter; this translates as MQLKLSASKFPISTILLIAPFFLWGTAMVAMKGVMPHTTPFFMAGVRLVPAGILILIAAALLGRPQPSSWEAWLWIALFGLVDGTLFQGFLAEGLVRTSAGLGSVMIDSQPLAVALLSLWLFQEHIGLWGWLGLGLGVTGISLIGLPDELIYGFLGTGASVTLGNWQDLFASGEGLMLLAALSMAVGTVLIRFVTRYVDPVTATGWHMILGGLPLWGISSVVESQQWENLVGSEWLALAYATVFGSAIAYGLFFYFASSGSLTSLSSLTFLTPVFALLFGHLLLSEVLSTLQWVGVFLTLVSIYLINQRDNLSGEHTQPVLEEASVTLKPLVTETSGKKFNPLAIQVRESKSENIP